A DNA window from Candidatus Rokuibacteriota bacterium contains the following coding sequences:
- a CDS encoding ABC transporter permease: MLTYLGRGLVFVPVNALLILTIVFFVLRVLPGDPAYAILGSDATAESLEQVRTSLGLNRPIGVQYVSFLRDMLSGRFGQSFRSDQSALALIGQTVPYTVDLAVAGTLIGSCLGILAGVLAAVRRNTSGDLVVRMLSQVGQSMPAFVLGVLLVVPFGVKWTLFPVIGGGDLAVFSQRIHHLLLPAVTVGMIQTAFVMRLTRSAMLDVLGMDYIRTARAKGLTGLVVVLRHALRNALVTVITFSGLLFAELLAGAIVVEAVFARPGIGTLLVESIVARDYPVVQGLLALIGGSLILVNLLTDWLCGAVDPRIRFE; encoded by the coding sequence GTGCTGACGTATCTTGGCCGCGGCCTCGTATTCGTGCCCGTGAACGCGCTGCTGATTCTCACCATTGTGTTCTTCGTCCTCAGAGTGCTCCCCGGCGATCCGGCGTATGCAATCCTGGGGAGCGACGCGACGGCCGAGTCCCTTGAGCAAGTCCGGACGAGTCTCGGGCTCAACCGGCCCATCGGCGTCCAGTACGTCAGCTTTCTCCGGGACATGCTGTCCGGTCGGTTCGGGCAGTCGTTTCGCTCGGACCAGTCCGCACTGGCGCTCATCGGACAAACCGTGCCGTACACCGTCGACCTGGCGGTGGCCGGCACACTCATCGGGAGCTGCCTCGGCATCCTGGCCGGCGTTCTCGCCGCCGTTCGGCGGAACACGAGCGGCGATCTCGTGGTTCGGATGCTCAGCCAGGTGGGCCAGTCGATGCCCGCGTTCGTCCTGGGCGTTCTGCTGGTCGTCCCGTTCGGGGTGAAGTGGACGTTGTTCCCGGTGATCGGGGGCGGCGATCTGGCCGTGTTTTCCCAGCGGATACACCACCTGCTGCTACCAGCGGTGACCGTCGGAATGATCCAGACGGCCTTCGTGATGCGACTCACGCGCTCGGCCATGCTCGACGTGCTTGGCATGGACTATATCCGTACGGCGCGCGCGAAGGGGCTGACGGGCCTTGTCGTCGTGCTTCGCCACGCGCTCCGCAACGCGCTCGTGACGGTCATCACCTTCAGCGGGCTTCTGTTCGCCGAGTTGCTCGCGGGCGCCATCGTCGTGGAGGCGGTGTTCGCGCGTCCCGGAATCGGAACGCTCCTGGTCGAATCGATCGTGGCCAGGGACTACCCCGTCGTTCAGGGATTGCTGGCCCTGATCGGCGGCAGCCTCATTCTCGTGAACCTCCTGACGGACTGGTTGTGCGGAGCCGTCGACCCACGGATCCGGTTCGAGTGA
- a CDS encoding hydantoinase/oxoprolinase family protein, which produces MTANGLAAGGAGVRGIGIGIDVGGTFTDFVLIDPERSVIMFGKSLTTPKDPSDGILSGLAQLLAEYGASFEDVGRLSHATTLVPNALIERKGIRTGLITTAGYRDTLEIGNEYKYDIYDVYHEKPEPLVPRALRREIRGRIGATGAEREPLATEDLAGIVRDFRDAGVASVAVCLIHAYANPAHERAVRDVVSRLAPDLEVSLSGELSPVIREYPRTSTVVANAYVKPLVQRYLTRLDGRIRSLGYKGPLHVMMSEGGIGEVDRVVEMPIRLVESGPAAGTIAAAFVGRHIGLSNVLAFDMGGTTAKLSVVDGGRPTFVNELEVARIRRFKKGSGLPLQVPSVELLEIGAGGGTIAWVDDLGLLKVGPQSAGAAPGPACYGNGGSDATVTDANLLLGYLDARYFLGGEMRLAEEAAHEAVARLATSLGLAPLDTGVGIRAIVNENMAAAARVALTEKGRDPRRYTLVAFGGAGPAHACEVARLLGIGTVVVPYGAGVTAALGLLEAPLSARQARSYVSDLEAIDWVRVRSFITEMRQEGVEILRRAGVAEREMTIEGQVDMRYAGQGYEITVSLDDVAVGPASALQLQQTFETVYRQTFGIALDRTTALEVVTWRIVVEAPSPVASLVLDNRGQSRPSGEVKKGRRNVYLGKAVFADCVVLDRQAMPAGYSVDGPALVEERESTSFVPTGGRLEVDELRNLIIRLGAEQ; this is translated from the coding sequence ATGACGGCGAACGGCCTTGCGGCCGGCGGCGCCGGGGTGCGGGGGATCGGTATCGGTATCGATGTCGGCGGCACGTTCACGGACTTCGTGCTCATCGATCCCGAACGCTCCGTCATCATGTTCGGCAAGTCGCTCACCACGCCGAAGGATCCCAGCGACGGGATCCTGTCGGGCCTCGCGCAGCTTCTCGCGGAGTACGGCGCCAGCTTCGAAGATGTCGGTCGCCTGTCTCATGCCACGACCCTGGTCCCGAACGCGCTCATCGAGCGCAAGGGCATCAGGACAGGGCTCATCACGACCGCAGGCTACCGCGACACGCTCGAAATCGGCAACGAGTACAAGTACGACATCTACGATGTCTACCATGAGAAGCCGGAGCCACTGGTCCCACGCGCGTTGCGGCGAGAGATCAGGGGACGGATCGGGGCGACGGGCGCTGAGCGCGAGCCGCTGGCGACTGAGGACCTTGCCGGAATCGTGCGTGATTTCCGGGACGCGGGTGTTGCGTCCGTCGCGGTGTGCCTCATTCATGCCTACGCGAACCCGGCGCACGAGCGGGCGGTGCGTGACGTCGTGAGCCGCCTGGCTCCCGACCTCGAGGTGTCGCTCTCCGGGGAGCTCTCGCCGGTCATTCGCGAGTACCCTCGGACGTCGACCGTGGTCGCCAACGCCTACGTGAAACCGCTCGTGCAGCGCTATCTGACCCGGTTGGATGGCCGTATCCGGAGCCTCGGCTACAAGGGGCCGTTGCACGTCATGATGTCCGAGGGCGGCATCGGAGAGGTGGATCGGGTGGTCGAGATGCCGATCCGCCTGGTGGAATCCGGGCCAGCGGCTGGCACCATTGCGGCCGCGTTCGTCGGGCGACACATCGGTCTCTCGAACGTCCTCGCCTTCGACATGGGCGGCACGACCGCCAAGCTCAGTGTCGTCGATGGAGGCCGGCCCACATTCGTGAACGAACTGGAGGTCGCTCGGATCCGACGCTTCAAGAAGGGCAGCGGGTTGCCGCTTCAAGTGCCGTCCGTCGAGTTGCTCGAGATCGGCGCCGGGGGAGGGACGATCGCATGGGTTGACGATCTCGGCCTCCTGAAGGTCGGGCCTCAGAGTGCGGGCGCGGCGCCGGGGCCCGCATGCTACGGCAACGGTGGGAGCGACGCCACCGTGACGGACGCCAACCTGCTGCTCGGCTATCTGGACGCCCGCTACTTCCTCGGGGGCGAGATGCGGCTCGCCGAGGAGGCGGCCCACGAGGCTGTTGCTCGTCTCGCAACCTCGCTCGGGCTGGCTCCGCTGGACACCGGCGTCGGCATCCGGGCGATCGTCAATGAGAACATGGCCGCGGCGGCTCGTGTGGCGCTCACGGAGAAGGGACGGGACCCGCGTCGCTACACGCTCGTCGCCTTCGGTGGCGCGGGGCCCGCGCACGCGTGCGAGGTTGCGCGGCTGCTCGGCATCGGAACGGTCGTCGTGCCCTATGGCGCCGGCGTCACCGCGGCGCTCGGGCTCCTCGAGGCTCCACTCTCGGCGCGGCAAGCACGAAGCTACGTGAGCGATCTGGAGGCCATCGACTGGGTGCGGGTGCGCTCGTTCATCACCGAGATGCGACAGGAGGGTGTCGAGATCCTGCGACGGGCCGGCGTCGCGGAGCGCGAGATGACGATCGAAGGCCAGGTCGACATGCGCTACGCCGGTCAGGGCTACGAGATCACGGTCTCTCTCGATGACGTTGCAGTCGGGCCTGCGTCGGCCCTTCAGCTCCAGCAGACGTTCGAGACCGTGTACCGACAGACGTTCGGGATCGCGCTCGATCGGACCACTGCGCTCGAGGTGGTCACATGGCGGATCGTCGTGGAGGCGCCGTCGCCAGTCGCCTCGTTGGTGCTCGACAATCGAGGACAGTCCCGGCCGAGCGGCGAGGTGAAGAAAGGCCGGCGAAACGTGTACCTGGGCAAAGCGGTCTTCGCAGACTGCGTGGTGCTCGACCGTCAAGCGATGCCGGCGGGGTACAGCGTCGACGGCCCTGCATTGGTGGAGGAACGCGAATCGACGAGCTTCGTCCCGACGGGGGGCCGGCTGGAGGTGGACGAGCTCCGCAACCTGATCATTCGACTCGGGGCCGAGCAGTGA
- a CDS encoding CHAT domain-containing protein, protein MTARRLQGRLLASGLALALAAGGCAPAATPDAGASVGVRQSPAGGPARAGPPTPPGREEGRFGLSRTDALAAIESGAGREALAFYEREAERLEGAGQRLEAALAHTAVSFTAPRLGEYQHGIRAGTRALELLRDAPRTVEVTAALVSASNSLGNSYRQVGDLPRARQTFESALELVQASPFKRRARFWIGSLSRGLASVAASQGDHATAVEQGARAVALLEQRVRSEKAVRPRRAARLHLAKALLLVGNAKRHLGRHAEAEATLRRAQQVSDAPEVKAQVVGALGQLARARGDRAGALEHFARALPEAQRLGRVGLLVSLHSEMGRIHLADRRWEEALREYSGAMRLVEDVRSELEESAYRSGYLEDKLGIYHGAARAALALGRSEEAFGFAERARARAFLDLLGTHTTLSKGKTRALVEEELRLRAQLAEARAAAADSEGGDEEDEAATDPTWARGRLAAAEASYRAFLDRVRGESREQASLMSVEPVNLAELQRLLPEGTVLLEYLVTEPETLLWIVTRTAVESLRLPVTRRFLVAVVRDLRTAIADNATLAEVQGRSRRLHDALLSAARPRIAGERLLIVPHDVLHYLPFAALRSPRGRWLIEDYTLATLPSASVLKYLEGKGGGREARTIAVGNPDLGPALSLRYAEREARAVGAHFPGASILVRAEATEARVKTLAGGGTLLHFATHGALDEQDPLASALLLAPEGAEDGRLEVREVFGLDLGARLVVLSACETGLGRLSRGDELVGLQRAFLYAGTPAVITTLWKIDDRASFALMEHFYHALERVGPAQALRQAGRATLAEHPHPFAWAAFVLTGVPD, encoded by the coding sequence GTGACGGCGCGCCGCCTCCAGGGGCGTCTCCTCGCATCGGGGCTCGCGCTCGCCCTGGCGGCCGGCGGCTGCGCCCCGGCGGCGACCCCGGACGCCGGGGCCAGCGTCGGCGTGAGGCAGAGCCCGGCCGGCGGGCCCGCCCGCGCCGGGCCGCCCACCCCGCCGGGCCGCGAGGAAGGGCGCTTCGGGCTCAGCCGCACCGATGCCCTCGCGGCGATCGAGAGCGGCGCTGGACGCGAGGCGCTGGCCTTCTACGAGCGCGAGGCGGAGCGTCTCGAGGGCGCGGGGCAGCGGCTGGAGGCGGCTCTCGCGCACACGGCGGTGTCCTTCACCGCTCCGCGACTGGGCGAGTACCAGCACGGCATCCGCGCGGGGACGCGCGCGCTGGAGCTGCTCCGGGACGCGCCCCGGACGGTGGAGGTCACCGCAGCCCTGGTCAGCGCCTCCAACTCGCTGGGCAACTCGTACCGCCAGGTGGGCGATCTCCCGCGCGCGCGGCAGACCTTCGAATCCGCCCTCGAGCTGGTCCAGGCCTCGCCCTTCAAGCGGCGCGCCAGGTTCTGGATTGGCAGCCTGTCGCGGGGACTCGCCAGCGTCGCCGCCTCCCAGGGAGACCACGCCACCGCGGTGGAGCAGGGCGCTCGTGCCGTCGCGCTCCTCGAGCAACGCGTCCGGAGCGAGAAGGCCGTACGCCCGAGACGGGCCGCGCGGCTCCACCTGGCGAAGGCGCTCCTCCTGGTCGGCAACGCCAAGCGCCATCTGGGGCGGCATGCCGAAGCGGAGGCCACGCTCCGGAGGGCACAGCAGGTCTCGGATGCGCCCGAGGTGAAGGCGCAGGTGGTCGGCGCCCTCGGCCAGCTGGCCCGGGCGCGGGGAGACAGGGCGGGCGCCCTCGAGCATTTCGCCAGGGCGCTACCCGAGGCGCAGCGGCTGGGCCGGGTGGGGCTGCTGGTCTCGCTCCACTCCGAGATGGGACGGATCCACCTGGCGGACCGGCGCTGGGAGGAGGCGCTGCGGGAGTACAGCGGGGCGATGCGGTTGGTGGAGGACGTGAGGAGCGAGCTGGAGGAGTCCGCCTACAGGAGCGGGTATCTCGAGGACAAGCTCGGGATCTATCACGGGGCCGCTCGTGCGGCGTTGGCGCTGGGCCGGAGCGAGGAGGCCTTCGGCTTCGCCGAGCGGGCCAGGGCGCGGGCCTTCCTCGATCTCCTGGGCACCCACACCACCCTCTCCAAGGGGAAGACGCGGGCCCTGGTGGAGGAGGAGCTGCGCCTCCGGGCGCAGCTCGCCGAGGCGCGCGCGGCCGCGGCCGACAGCGAGGGGGGCGACGAGGAGGACGAGGCGGCGACCGACCCGACGTGGGCGCGGGGGCGCCTCGCGGCCGCGGAGGCGAGCTACCGCGCCTTCCTCGACCGGGTGCGCGGGGAGAGCCGGGAGCAGGCCTCGCTCATGAGCGTGGAGCCGGTGAACTTGGCGGAACTCCAGCGCCTGCTGCCCGAGGGGACGGTGCTCCTCGAGTACCTGGTGACCGAGCCCGAGACGCTGCTCTGGATCGTCACGCGGACGGCGGTGGAGTCGCTGCGGCTCCCGGTGACCCGGCGCTTCCTGGTCGCCGTGGTGCGCGATCTCCGCACCGCTATCGCGGACAACGCCACGCTCGCCGAGGTCCAGGGCCGCAGCCGGCGGCTCCACGACGCGCTGCTCTCGGCCGCCCGCCCTCGCATCGCCGGGGAGCGCCTTCTGATCGTCCCGCACGACGTGCTCCACTACCTGCCCTTTGCGGCGCTCAGGAGCCCTCGGGGGCGCTGGCTGATCGAGGACTACACGCTGGCCACCCTGCCCAGCGCCAGCGTGCTCAAGTACCTCGAGGGCAAGGGCGGTGGCAGGGAGGCGCGCACAATCGCCGTGGGCAATCCCGATCTCGGCCCCGCCCTCTCGCTCCGCTATGCGGAGCGGGAGGCGCGCGCGGTGGGCGCGCACTTCCCCGGCGCAAGCATCCTGGTCCGCGCGGAGGCCACGGAGGCGCGGGTCAAGACGCTCGCGGGCGGGGGCACGCTCCTGCACTTCGCCACCCACGGCGCCCTGGACGAGCAGGATCCGCTGGCCTCGGCCCTCCTCCTGGCGCCGGAGGGCGCTGAGGACGGCCGGCTCGAGGTGCGGGAGGTCTTCGGGCTCGACCTCGGGGCGCGGCTCGTGGTGCTCTCGGCCTGCGAGACCGGGCTCGGCCGGCTCTCCCGCGGCGACGAGCTGGTGGGCCTGCAGCGCGCCTTCCTCTACGCGGGCACGCCGGCGGTGATCACCACGCTCTGGAAGATAGACGACCGGGCGAGCTTCGCGCTGATGGAGCACTTCTACCACGCCCTGGAGCGCGTCGGGCCCGCGCAGGCCCTCCGTCAGGCCGGGCGGGCGACACTCGCCGAGCACCCGCACCCCTTCGCCTGGGCCGCCTTCGTCCTCACCGGCGTCCCCGACTGA
- a CDS encoding aspartate aminotransferase family protein, which yields MVKATRFDYGRAARAISGGQLSRLGFPPDLTPVIERGEGAYVFDDAGRRYIDLVMGNGPLLVGHAHPLVVERVTEQATRGSHFSCLNPHAIELAEEVIQAVRSIELVKFASTGSEAASHVMRLARAFTGKEKILKFEGGYHGHSDYALVSQFAPRLAQYPRGVVESRGVPSGASDTVLVAPFNDAPMAARLIAEHASELAAVIVEPVQRVIAPEPGFLETVRDVTRQCGVLLLFDEIVTGFRLAYGGAQQFYNVTPDLTILGKAVGGGYPIGIIGGRKDIMDLVGDGTHPGSIHYSGTLNGNPISTSAGLAALAVLRAPGTYERLHEMGDYMRAGLNRLFQKHGVQAQAVGVGPWYQILFTTGPVRNYADYLRHDKRRARALGLRVLREGVLVNPASKSYLSLAHTRTELDHVLAVYDHALSDPIAGD from the coding sequence ATGGTGAAAGCTACGCGGTTCGACTACGGGCGGGCGGCGCGCGCGATCTCGGGCGGACAGCTGAGCCGGCTCGGTTTCCCCCCGGACCTGACCCCCGTCATCGAACGGGGGGAGGGGGCGTACGTCTTCGATGACGCCGGACGCCGCTACATCGACCTGGTCATGGGAAACGGCCCCTTGCTTGTCGGGCACGCGCATCCACTGGTCGTGGAGCGCGTCACGGAGCAGGCGACGAGGGGCAGTCACTTCTCCTGCTTGAACCCTCACGCGATCGAGCTCGCAGAGGAAGTGATCCAGGCCGTGCGGAGCATCGAGCTCGTGAAATTCGCGAGCACGGGCAGTGAGGCGGCGTCCCATGTGATGCGCCTCGCCCGCGCCTTCACCGGCAAGGAGAAGATTCTGAAGTTCGAGGGCGGGTACCACGGCCACTCCGACTACGCCCTGGTCAGCCAGTTCGCGCCCCGCCTCGCGCAGTATCCCCGCGGCGTCGTGGAGTCGCGAGGCGTGCCATCCGGCGCCAGCGACACCGTCCTCGTCGCGCCCTTCAACGATGCGCCGATGGCGGCCCGGCTGATCGCGGAGCACGCCTCCGAGCTCGCGGCGGTGATCGTGGAACCCGTCCAGCGCGTGATCGCTCCCGAGCCTGGCTTCCTTGAAACGGTTCGCGACGTCACTCGACAATGCGGGGTCCTCTTGCTGTTCGACGAGATCGTCACGGGCTTTCGCCTTGCCTATGGCGGGGCTCAGCAGTTCTACAATGTCACGCCGGACCTGACGATCCTCGGCAAGGCAGTGGGGGGCGGCTATCCGATCGGAATCATCGGTGGCCGGAAGGACATCATGGACCTGGTGGGCGACGGCACTCACCCGGGGTCGATCCACTACTCCGGGACCTTGAACGGCAACCCGATCAGCACCAGCGCCGGGCTTGCTGCCCTCGCCGTGCTTCGCGCGCCGGGCACGTACGAACGCCTGCACGAGATGGGGGATTACATGCGGGCCGGTCTCAACCGCCTGTTCCAGAAGCATGGCGTCCAGGCGCAGGCGGTGGGAGTCGGTCCCTGGTACCAGATCCTGTTCACCACGGGGCCCGTGCGGAATTACGCGGACTACCTGCGACACGACAAGAGACGGGCGAGGGCCCTGGGGCTTCGTGTGCTGCGCGAGGGCGTCCTCGTGAACCCGGCCAGCAAGAGTTACCTCTCCCTGGCGCACACCCGGACCGAGCTCGATCACGTGCTCGCTGTATACGATCACGCGCTGTCCGATCCGATCGCCGGTGACTGA
- a CDS encoding enoyl-CoA hydratase, protein METLLLDRTPSGVVTLTLNRPEKKNAMNGAMWNELLAVFREVAASPSDRVLVITGAGDAFCSGADLSAGRPAEGHPMVAMRHVAEVALALHHIPKPVIAKVNGVAAGGGCNLALGCDLIVAADTARFSEIFARRGLSVDVGGTWLLPRLIGMHRAKELCFFADVISAKEAAEIGLVNRVVPATELDAFVSGWADRLAAGPPIALGLTKRLLTNAFSVTLDEALEHEGMAQSVNLGTEDTREAITAFLEKREPRFKGR, encoded by the coding sequence ATGGAAACCCTCCTGCTCGATCGCACGCCCAGCGGCGTGGTGACGCTCACGCTCAACCGGCCGGAGAAGAAGAACGCCATGAACGGCGCCATGTGGAACGAGCTGCTCGCCGTCTTCCGCGAGGTGGCGGCGAGCCCCAGCGACCGCGTGCTCGTCATCACCGGGGCCGGCGATGCCTTCTGCTCGGGCGCCGACCTCTCGGCGGGCCGACCCGCGGAGGGGCATCCGATGGTCGCCATGCGGCACGTGGCCGAGGTCGCGCTGGCGCTGCACCACATCCCCAAGCCCGTCATCGCCAAGGTCAACGGGGTGGCGGCGGGCGGCGGGTGCAACCTGGCGCTAGGCTGCGACCTGATCGTCGCCGCCGACACCGCGCGCTTCTCGGAGATCTTCGCCCGCCGGGGGCTCAGCGTGGATGTCGGCGGCACGTGGCTCCTGCCGCGGCTCATCGGCATGCACCGGGCGAAGGAGCTCTGCTTCTTCGCCGACGTCATCTCGGCGAAGGAGGCCGCCGAGATCGGCCTCGTGAACCGCGTCGTGCCGGCCACCGAGCTTGACGCCTTCGTGAGCGGCTGGGCCGACAGGCTGGCCGCGGGGCCCCCCATCGCGCTGGGGCTGACCAAGCGCCTGCTCACCAACGCCTTCTCGGTGACGCTCGACGAGGCGCTGGAGCATGAGGGAATGGCGCAGAGCGTGAACCTCGGCACCGAGGACACGCGGGAGGCGATCACGGCCTTCCTCGAGAAGCGGGAGCCCCGCTTCAAGGGGCGGTGA
- a CDS encoding ABC transporter permease — protein sequence MTRRTAQALPLILPAIVLVSLFLAAIAPRALARYDYRQLVASATRFEAPSQAHWLGVDGLRRDVLSRMVWAARATLGIAVLSVLAGLAGGSLLGLPAGFLKGRSAFALQRLIDLLLTFPPLLFGLMVVAALGSSYPNLVLAIGIGLAARFARVIRNLVVTVASLEYIEGARALGASDVRVVLAHIVPNIAGTVGIVATLYLGNAIRVEAALSFLGLGIRPPMPSWGSMVREGMDYLWQAAWLVVFPGLAIMLAVMCFNLLGDTLRDYLDPRLK from the coding sequence GTGACACGGCGGACGGCGCAGGCGCTGCCACTCATCCTGCCGGCCATCGTTCTCGTGTCGCTGTTCCTGGCGGCGATCGCGCCCAGAGCCCTGGCACGCTACGACTACAGACAGCTGGTCGCGAGCGCAACGCGCTTCGAAGCCCCGTCGCAGGCGCACTGGCTCGGGGTGGATGGCCTCAGGCGCGACGTGCTCTCCCGCATGGTGTGGGCGGCTCGAGCGACGCTCGGGATCGCCGTACTATCCGTCCTCGCGGGTCTTGCAGGCGGGAGCCTCCTCGGGCTCCCGGCTGGGTTTCTCAAGGGCCGGAGCGCCTTCGCCCTTCAGCGCCTGATCGACCTCCTGCTCACATTTCCACCGCTCCTGTTCGGGCTGATGGTCGTCGCGGCGCTCGGCTCGAGCTATCCGAACCTGGTGCTCGCCATTGGCATCGGCCTGGCGGCTCGGTTTGCGCGCGTCATCCGGAATCTGGTCGTGACCGTCGCATCACTCGAGTACATCGAAGGGGCGCGCGCCCTCGGGGCCAGCGACGTACGGGTGGTTCTGGCGCACATTGTTCCCAACATCGCGGGCACCGTGGGTATCGTGGCGACGCTCTACCTGGGCAACGCGATCCGGGTCGAGGCGGCGCTCAGCTTCCTCGGCCTCGGCATCCGGCCTCCGATGCCCAGCTGGGGGTCGATGGTCCGCGAGGGGATGGACTACCTGTGGCAGGCGGCCTGGCTGGTCGTGTTCCCAGGGCTCGCGATCATGCTGGCGGTCATGTGCTTCAATCTCCTGGGCGATACGCTTCGAGACTATCTGGATCCGCGGCTCAAGTGA
- a CDS encoding polyamine ABC transporter substrate-binding protein, with protein sequence MKSQIYNGLVRFRPGSADLTHFLPDLAEEWGVSPDGLTWTFKLRRGVQFHHGYGEFSAEDVKFVLDRLKGPESKLAAGYAHVREVRSKGPHEVTIHLSRPDPLFLLLVANYQGGWMVSKRAVEERGKDFTFKPVGTGAFAFTEYVAGQKVVLARNEKYFRGAPAVAGIEFRIISDQGAAERAFMAGELQVVTGLSEQQWIDRFQSRGDRVWALAPGVHVILYFNMNHEPLKDRRVRQAIAHAINRKEIVDTLYGAAAQVIDASIVPPAYFGHITQGVARYEYNPDKARQLLREAGRTDLRLRMIQSNLKVQLDHVLLIQEQLRRVGIGLQVEPVEHPVYHERIRKDLNDLIAYSTLRAPDGALLLRWQIHSTSAPPPTGQMKGMNFGHYTGSDELIEKAEKGRSLDERRRYVEEVQRAVARDVAAVPLYIWKYVFATSPKLDLGYDAKESLTFYLPVFETARFVK encoded by the coding sequence GTGAAGTCGCAGATCTACAACGGGCTGGTACGCTTCCGGCCGGGCAGCGCGGACCTGACGCATTTCCTTCCCGACCTGGCCGAGGAGTGGGGCGTGTCTCCGGACGGCCTCACGTGGACCTTCAAGCTGAGGCGAGGGGTGCAGTTTCACCACGGCTACGGGGAGTTTAGCGCGGAGGACGTCAAGTTCGTGCTCGACCGGTTGAAGGGGCCCGAGTCGAAACTGGCGGCGGGCTACGCTCACGTTCGTGAGGTTCGGAGCAAGGGACCGCATGAGGTGACGATCCATCTCTCACGGCCGGATCCGCTCTTCCTGCTTCTCGTGGCGAACTATCAGGGAGGCTGGATGGTGTCGAAGAGGGCCGTGGAGGAACGCGGCAAGGACTTCACCTTCAAGCCCGTGGGGACCGGGGCGTTCGCCTTCACGGAGTACGTCGCCGGGCAGAAGGTGGTGCTGGCCAGGAACGAGAAGTATTTCCGGGGAGCGCCTGCCGTCGCGGGCATCGAGTTCCGGATCATCTCGGACCAGGGAGCCGCCGAGCGCGCGTTCATGGCCGGGGAGCTGCAGGTCGTGACCGGGCTGAGCGAACAGCAGTGGATCGACCGTTTTCAGAGTCGGGGGGACCGGGTCTGGGCACTGGCACCGGGCGTGCACGTCATCCTGTACTTCAACATGAATCACGAGCCGCTGAAGGATCGCCGGGTCCGGCAGGCGATCGCCCATGCGATCAACCGCAAGGAGATCGTCGACACGCTCTACGGCGCGGCCGCGCAGGTCATCGACGCTTCGATTGTCCCGCCCGCCTATTTCGGGCACATCACTCAGGGTGTCGCGCGCTACGAGTACAACCCCGACAAAGCCCGCCAGCTCCTTCGCGAGGCCGGTCGGACGGATCTGCGGTTGAGGATGATCCAGAGCAATCTCAAGGTGCAGCTCGATCACGTGCTGCTGATTCAAGAGCAGCTCCGGCGCGTGGGGATCGGGCTCCAGGTCGAGCCCGTCGAGCACCCCGTCTATCACGAGCGGATCCGGAAAGACCTGAACGATCTGATCGCGTACAGCACCCTGCGGGCGCCGGACGGTGCCCTGCTGCTCCGGTGGCAGATCCACTCGACATCGGCTCCGCCCCCGACCGGGCAGATGAAAGGGATGAACTTCGGCCACTACACCGGCAGCGACGAGCTCATCGAGAAGGCCGAGAAGGGGCGCTCCCTCGACGAGCGACGGCGGTACGTCGAGGAGGTGCAGCGGGCGGTCGCGCGGGACGTTGCGGCCGTCCCCCTCTACATCTGGAAGTACGTCTTTGCGACGAGCCCGAAGCTCGACCTTGGCTACGACGCGAAGGAGAGCCTCACGTTCTACCTCCCCGTGTTCGAGACGGCGCGGTTCGTCAAGTAG